One region of Pyramidobacter sp. YE332 genomic DNA includes:
- a CDS encoding IS5 family transposase (programmed frameshift) codes for MEERRYELTSSEWNRIKRMLPPEHPKSGQRGRPAKYDNRRIINGILWLARSGAPWRDLPERYGKWQAVYARFRLWKQRGIFEAIFAALSADADMENLSIDSTSCKVHQSANGRGKTPEGGKKGQAIGMSRGGKNTKIHAIVDGLGNPLALLLSPGNDHDSRHAVSLLGQAEIRGSNVIGDKAYGSQAIREYITSREGSYTIPPKSDNPEPWFIDEHVYKERHLVECFFQKIKWFRRIFTRYDKLDASFFAFVLVAASVILLK; via the exons ATGGAAGAGAGAAGATATGAACTGACCTCCAGCGAGTGGAATCGAATCAAGAGAATGCTGCCGCCCGAACACCCGAAATCAGGTCAACGTGGACGCCCGGCAAAATACGATAACCGCAGGATCATCAATGGGATTCTGTGGCTTGCCAGAAGTGGAGCGCCATGGAGAGATCTTCCGGAGCGTTACGGCAAATGGCAGGCAGTTTACGCACGTTTCAGGCTGTGGAAACAGCGGGGAATATTCGAGGCGATCTTTGCCGCCCTAAGCGCTGATGCCGACATGGAAAATCTCTCTATCGACTCCACGTCCTGCAAAGTACATCAAAGTGCCAACGGGAGAGGGAAAACCCCGGAAGGGGGAAAAAAGGGG CAAGCGATTGGCATGTCCAGAGGCGGCAAGAATACGAAAATTCATGCGATAGTAGATGGTTTAGGCAATCCGCTGGCGCTCCTGCTCAGTCCCGGCAATGACCACGATTCCCGCCATGCTGTGTCCTTGCTCGGGCAAGCGGAAATCAGAGGGAGCAACGTCATCGGCGATAAGGCTTACGGTTCGCAAGCCATCAGAGAGTACATTACTTCTCGGGAGGGAAGTTACACTATCCCGCCGAAGAGCGATAATCCCGAACCGTGGTTTATAGATGAGCATGTTTACAAGGAACGACACTTGGTTGAATGTTTCTTTCAGAAAATCAAATGGTTCCGTAGAATTTTCACCCGCTATGACAAACTTGACGCTTCGTTTTTCGCTTTTGTTCTTGTCGCTGCCAGTGTTATTTTATTGAAATAA
- a CDS encoding C69 family dipeptidase, translated as MKLNRKVLVGALLALSLTAQASFACTVIAVGKKASVDGSAMITHNDDSRTANSRLYIVPEADWPEGSMRAIVKDQHGYPGEQQKLDETPQVKHTYRYFSSRYSFMNEKGVAMSEATNGVDDTDERALKVKQIMEKDAVGSLDAWSLQDIALERASTAREAVKVMGEMVEKHGFYDLSETMPITDGNEVWIFEVYGNGIWAAWRMPDDHIFVAANRARLRNLNLDDKENVMACPDIVDFAVKNGFVDAKKVDRKNFSPADVYCPSTELYAMRREWRVLSLIAPSKTFDPNAMELPMSIVPDKKVSVQDIFTITGDWYGGTPYDLSKGPAAGPWGNPIRFANSSKTKPGSTWERSINMMRTCYVHIAQVRGDLPEEIRGISWFGYGASDTTYITPLWPIMRKLPDFYNIGDRFHPYDSKSGWWVNTRVQEIAGLHYQDARKDIHAARDEKLQPLYVLTPMVQDKAAELIKAGKRDEAVSLITDFAYANAVDFNQRWQTLGDVLLGKYALGYVNFKTTPYPQEWNDFIGYGPVTRPAK; from the coding sequence ATGAAACTGAACCGCAAAGTTCTCGTCGGCGCACTGCTCGCCCTGTCGCTGACCGCCCAGGCGTCGTTCGCCTGCACCGTCATCGCCGTCGGCAAGAAGGCCAGCGTCGACGGCAGCGCCATGATCACGCACAACGACGACTCGCGCACGGCCAATTCGCGCCTGTACATCGTGCCCGAGGCCGACTGGCCCGAAGGATCCATGCGCGCGATCGTCAAGGACCAGCACGGTTACCCGGGCGAACAGCAGAAGCTCGACGAGACGCCCCAGGTCAAGCACACCTACCGTTATTTCTCTTCCCGCTATTCCTTCATGAACGAGAAGGGCGTCGCCATGAGCGAAGCCACCAACGGCGTGGACGACACCGACGAACGCGCGCTCAAAGTCAAGCAGATCATGGAGAAGGACGCCGTCGGCTCTCTGGACGCCTGGAGCCTTCAGGACATCGCCCTCGAGCGCGCTTCCACCGCCCGCGAGGCCGTCAAGGTCATGGGCGAGATGGTCGAGAAGCACGGCTTCTACGATCTCAGCGAGACCATGCCGATCACCGACGGCAACGAGGTTTGGATCTTCGAAGTCTACGGCAACGGCATCTGGGCCGCCTGGCGCATGCCCGACGACCACATCTTCGTGGCCGCCAACCGCGCCCGTCTGCGCAATCTGAATCTGGACGACAAGGAAAACGTCATGGCCTGCCCCGACATCGTCGACTTCGCCGTCAAGAACGGCTTCGTCGACGCCAAAAAGGTCGACCGCAAGAACTTCAGCCCTGCCGACGTGTACTGCCCCAGCACCGAGCTGTACGCCATGCGCCGCGAGTGGCGCGTGCTGTCGCTGATCGCCCCCAGCAAGACGTTCGATCCCAACGCCATGGAGCTGCCCATGTCCATCGTTCCCGACAAGAAGGTCAGCGTTCAGGACATCTTCACGATCACCGGCGACTGGTACGGAGGCACGCCCTACGACCTCAGCAAGGGTCCCGCCGCCGGCCCCTGGGGCAATCCGATCCGCTTCGCCAACAGCAGCAAGACCAAGCCCGGTTCGACGTGGGAGCGCTCCATCAACATGATGCGCACCTGCTACGTGCACATCGCCCAGGTCCGCGGCGACCTGCCCGAAGAGATCCGCGGCATCAGCTGGTTCGGCTACGGCGCTTCCGACACCACCTACATCACGCCGCTGTGGCCCATCATGAGAAAGCTGCCCGATTTCTACAACATCGGCGACCGCTTCCACCCCTACGACAGCAAGTCCGGCTGGTGGGTCAACACCCGCGTCCAGGAGATCGCCGGCCTGCACTATCAGGACGCCCGCAAGGACATCCACGCCGCCCGCGACGAGAAACTTCAGCCGCTCTACGTGCTGACGCCCATGGTCCAGGACAAGGCCGCCGAGCTGATCAAGGCCGGCAAGCGCGACGAAGCCGTCTCCCTGATCACCGACTTCGCCTACGCCAACGCCGTCGATTTCAACCAGCGCTGGCAGACCCTCGGCGACGTGCTGCTGGGTAAATACGCCCTCGGCTACGTCAACTTCAAGACCACGCCCTATCCGCAGGAGTGGAACGACTTCATCGGCTACGGCCCCGTCACCCGTCCCGCCAAATAA
- a CDS encoding deacylase: MAFNYEKGAVARKLAFLAVAGVMAWLGGKEFLELRNYKEQVVVSDSFTEKKMLSDWFPPIKGTGVDTPVYVFDSGVPGGSMFYLGGTHPYEPATSMSAYVMMENIKVKKGRVLIAPHANYSASTVGMLGNAYPKFFHVETDHGLRRYRIGDRNTAPVDQWPDPFTYVHYPSGQNLDYTDSRNLNRTYPGRPDGNLTEQLTWAIMEVNRKENITLFVDSHEASLMYPVVATYVAHDRSLDMAMMASMVLTASEFPMKCEASPKSLRGLSHRDAGDFCDSYVVLMETPEPFIDRVAGKITEKLMMDGKDEFLQTAADHGLLYCDYDIKDGCPMWDRVGRHLSGALEMINQMNDFLIDEPEKELLVEFPRHPDLKEKGLGAFLHDPATADPKKVFLD, encoded by the coding sequence ATGGCTTTCAACTACGAAAAAGGCGCCGTCGCGCGCAAGCTGGCGTTCCTCGCCGTCGCGGGCGTCATGGCCTGGCTGGGCGGCAAAGAATTTTTGGAGCTTCGCAACTACAAGGAACAGGTGGTCGTTTCCGATTCGTTCACGGAGAAGAAGATGCTCTCCGACTGGTTCCCGCCGATCAAGGGCACGGGCGTGGACACCCCCGTCTACGTGTTCGACTCGGGCGTGCCCGGCGGTAGCATGTTCTACCTCGGCGGCACGCACCCTTACGAGCCGGCCACGTCGATGTCGGCCTACGTGATGATGGAAAACATCAAGGTCAAAAAAGGCCGCGTGCTGATCGCGCCGCATGCCAATTACAGCGCCTCCACCGTGGGCATGCTGGGCAACGCCTATCCCAAGTTCTTCCACGTGGAGACCGATCACGGCCTGCGCCGCTACCGCATCGGCGACCGCAACACGGCGCCCGTCGATCAGTGGCCCGACCCGTTCACCTACGTGCACTATCCTTCGGGACAGAACCTCGACTACACCGACTCGCGCAACCTCAACCGCACCTATCCCGGCCGCCCCGACGGCAACCTGACCGAGCAGCTGACCTGGGCGATCATGGAAGTGAACCGCAAGGAGAACATCACGCTGTTCGTCGATTCCCACGAAGCGTCGCTGATGTACCCCGTGGTCGCCACCTACGTGGCCCACGACCGTTCGCTGGACATGGCCATGATGGCTTCGATGGTGCTGACGGCTTCCGAGTTCCCGATGAAGTGCGAAGCTTCGCCCAAGAGCCTGCGCGGTCTGAGCCACCGCGACGCGGGCGACTTCTGCGACTCCTACGTGGTGCTGATGGAGACGCCGGAACCGTTCATCGACCGCGTCGCCGGCAAGATCACCGAGAAGCTGATGATGGACGGCAAGGACGAATTTTTGCAGACGGCGGCCGATCACGGCCTGCTTTACTGCGACTACGACATCAAGGACGGCTGCCCGATGTGGGACCGCGTCGGCCGTCACCTTTCGGGCGCGCTCGAGATGATCAACCAGATGAACGACTTCCTGATCGACGAGCCCGAAAAAGAGCTGCTGGTGGAGTTCCCGCGCCATCCCGACCTGAAGGAAAAGGGGCTGGGCGCGTTCCTGCACGATCCGGCCACGGCCGATCCCAAGAAAGTGTTCCTCGACTGA
- a CDS encoding citrate transporter yields the protein MYAETSMVLAVMVIVFALASWKLKSPELSMVVTAIAGALAGGLGFPVRLFVEGTFTYFDVAFTFLTASIFINFYSETGAMDALVRKMVERFYGSKWVLFFLLAVIMLIPGALTGAGSVSMFVVGGMVATVLRFMGIGDRKIVAFIYVTSMLAAVAPPINLWVMLMCAQANMPYVGFDVPLLAPIVLITVFTVFYLLRGGKPESKEQILAELPEAPAGMNWFRILAPLAVFIVLLLLSKYAAFSIPTLGIPLIFLISTLVAVLVSPKRSGFKRWYEVLANTSEQVFPLLATVISVGVLVNIMTATGVRGLIAITFVTLPVVLIYVFAPFVLPLAQGSLSYSSGIILGTPLIFLFNSVGVNVTIIATALSLLYPLGDCLPPSRISGRVAVDVSGYKGSYMSFLGAILVPCIFMAVVAVLMLIYANKLSWLIVY from the coding sequence ATGTACGCCGAAACTTCTATGGTTCTGGCGGTCATGGTGATCGTCTTCGCCCTGGCCAGCTGGAAGCTGAAATCGCCCGAGCTTTCCATGGTCGTCACGGCCATCGCCGGAGCGCTGGCCGGCGGTCTGGGGTTCCCCGTCCGCCTTTTCGTGGAGGGAACGTTCACGTATTTCGACGTGGCCTTCACGTTCCTGACCGCCTCGATCTTCATCAATTTCTACTCCGAGACGGGCGCCATGGACGCGCTCGTGCGCAAGATGGTGGAGCGCTTCTACGGCTCCAAATGGGTGCTCTTCTTTCTGCTGGCGGTGATCATGCTGATCCCCGGCGCGCTGACCGGCGCGGGCAGCGTCTCCATGTTCGTGGTCGGCGGCATGGTCGCGACGGTGCTGCGCTTCATGGGCATCGGCGACAGGAAGATCGTCGCCTTCATCTACGTCACTTCGATGCTGGCCGCCGTGGCGCCGCCCATCAACCTGTGGGTGATGCTGATGTGCGCCCAGGCCAACATGCCCTACGTCGGTTTCGACGTGCCGCTGCTGGCGCCGATCGTCCTCATCACGGTTTTCACAGTGTTCTATCTGCTGCGCGGCGGCAAGCCCGAATCCAAGGAACAGATTTTGGCCGAGCTGCCCGAAGCGCCGGCGGGCATGAACTGGTTCCGCATCCTCGCGCCGCTGGCTGTCTTCATCGTGCTGCTGCTGCTTTCCAAGTACGCGGCTTTCAGCATCCCGACGCTGGGCATCCCGCTGATCTTCCTGATCAGCACGCTGGTGGCCGTGCTGGTCTCGCCCAAAAGGAGCGGCTTCAAGCGCTGGTACGAGGTGCTCGCCAACACGTCGGAGCAGGTGTTCCCGCTGCTGGCGACGGTCATCAGCGTCGGCGTGCTGGTCAACATCATGACCGCCACGGGCGTGCGCGGCCTGATCGCGATCACGTTCGTGACGCTGCCGGTGGTGCTGATCTACGTCTTCGCGCCGTTCGTGCTGCCCCTCGCGCAGGGCTCGCTCAGTTACAGCAGCGGCATCATCCTCGGCACGCCGTTGATCTTTTTGTTCAACTCGGTCGGCGTCAACGTGACGATCATCGCCACGGCGCTGAGCCTGCTCTACCCGCTGGGCGACTGCCTGCCGCCCTCGCGCATCTCCGGCCGCGTCGCGGTCGACGTTTCGGGCTACAAGGGCAGCTACATGTCGTTCCTTGGGGCCATTCTCGTCCCCTGCATCTTCATGGCCGTCGTCGCCGTGCTCATGCTGATCTACGCCAACAAGCTGAGCTGGCTCATCGTTTACTAG
- a CDS encoding DUF6305 family protein — translation MKKISLSLLVTMLLCLALAAGSFAAVTGAEAPKGDLPLLVTNAGQGPGGKMGRLLIRRAKAVEDLTYNAEPKPEDLVAGGFKTMVVVIGSSAKGLGASGITIDQEIVRLDAMMAKAKELGIQVIAAHIEGKARRGKPGSADERSIDAIIPLADQIVVNKEGDADGKFTNLAKEKNIPITYLDSAMDLGEFVKMMYAK, via the coding sequence ATGAAGAAGATTTCGTTGTCGCTGCTTGTGACCATGCTGCTGTGCCTTGCGCTGGCGGCGGGCTCGTTCGCCGCCGTGACCGGCGCCGAAGCGCCCAAGGGCGATCTGCCGCTGCTGGTGACCAACGCCGGGCAGGGCCCCGGAGGCAAGATGGGCCGTCTGCTGATCCGCCGCGCCAAGGCCGTGGAAGACCTGACCTACAACGCCGAACCCAAGCCCGAAGACCTGGTCGCCGGCGGCTTCAAGACCATGGTCGTGGTGATCGGCTCGTCCGCCAAGGGGCTGGGCGCTTCCGGCATCACCATCGATCAGGAGATCGTCCGTCTGGACGCGATGATGGCCAAGGCCAAGGAGCTGGGCATCCAGGTCATCGCCGCCCACATCGAAGGCAAGGCTCGCCGCGGCAAGCCCGGCAGCGCCGACGAGCGTTCCATCGACGCCATCATCCCTCTGGCCGACCAGATCGTGGTCAACAAGGAAGGCGACGCCGACGGCAAGTTCACGAACCTCGCCAAGGAAAAGAACATCCCCATCACCTATCTTGACAGCGCCATGGATCTGGGCGAATTCGTCAAGATGATGTACGCCAAGTAG
- a CDS encoding phosphoribosylaminoimidazolesuccinocarboxamide synthase: MQQFVPVKEGKVREIYDLGENLVMVATDRISVFDIILRNEVRGKGAVLTQMSRFWFDFTRDIVANHMISTDNAAMPEFFRAPRFQGRAMLCKKLKMIPVECIVRGYITGSGWASYQKDGAVCGVRLPAGLKECQKLPEPVFTPSTKAEIGDHDENIDFARSAALLEKTFPGRGEEYARTIRDNTVALYEKCAAYALSRGIIIADTKFEFGVDENGRVVLGDEMLTPDSSRFWPLEGYEPGHGQPSFDKQFARDWYKAHPGNDGTLPPDVVEKTIGKYKEAYKLLTGQEL, translated from the coding sequence ATGCAGCAGTTCGTGCCCGTAAAAGAAGGGAAAGTCCGCGAGATCTACGACCTCGGCGAAAATCTCGTCATGGTCGCCACCGACCGCATCAGCGTCTTCGACATCATCCTCAGGAACGAGGTGCGCGGCAAGGGCGCCGTGCTCACGCAGATGAGCCGGTTCTGGTTCGACTTCACGCGGGACATCGTCGCCAACCACATGATCAGCACCGACAACGCGGCGATGCCGGAGTTCTTCCGCGCGCCCCGCTTCCAGGGCCGCGCCATGCTGTGCAAAAAACTGAAGATGATCCCCGTGGAGTGCATCGTGCGCGGTTACATCACCGGCAGCGGCTGGGCCAGTTACCAAAAGGACGGGGCCGTCTGCGGCGTCCGGCTGCCCGCGGGGCTGAAAGAGTGCCAGAAGCTGCCCGAGCCGGTCTTCACGCCCAGCACCAAGGCCGAGATCGGCGATCACGACGAGAACATCGACTTCGCGCGGAGCGCGGCGCTGCTCGAAAAGACCTTCCCCGGCCGCGGCGAAGAGTACGCGCGCACGATCCGCGACAACACGGTCGCCCTTTACGAGAAGTGCGCCGCCTACGCGCTGTCGCGCGGCATCATCATCGCCGACACCAAATTCGAGTTCGGCGTCGACGAGAACGGCCGCGTCGTGCTCGGCGACGAAATGCTCACGCCCGACAGCAGCCGTTTCTGGCCGCTGGAAGGCTACGAGCCGGGGCACGGGCAGCCGTCGTTCGACAAGCAGTTCGCCCGCGACTGGTATAAGGCTCATCCCGGCAACGACGGCACGCTGCCGCCCGACGTCGTCGAAAAGACGATCGGCAAGTACAAAGAGGCCTATAAGCTTCTTACCGGCCAAGAACTTTAA